In one Paenibacillus sp. JQZ6Y-1 genomic region, the following are encoded:
- a CDS encoding SMI1/KNR4 family protein gives MIGTWMEEIKSILRTELSSLEDFLLPPAGDVEIAQVEQAMNLSFPEELKQLYHTHNGESRNGPGLFFGLQFLSLDEMLSEWKIWSDLQEEYADLGDHYSIPSGWVKEQYINRNWIPFCHDGGGNHLGIDLDPDENGVIGQVINFGRDEETKFVIARHLGEFIHFMRDTVREGNYTVEQEEGMGYWMYGRNDQARLLRDAQQFALGDVLSASKIPASNTDFAAWMGRLSQPWQELIRQQNATPEEFVRQYQIFLINENLSDLSGLERCSEVRELSLSRNQIMDVQPLVNCSELKKLYLLNNPIHDLTPLSNLKYLHSLNIAGTSVTDLTPLATLSRLTKLSCNDTPIEDYRPLLKIKTLTTLTISAPSHKAAQVISDMQQLRHLTIHDAHTWQPQDWEMIGTLPLLSLTVNGGTWDNADHLRAFEQLQELTFQHLYLQDASALADLRSLQKLSLLDNSDISQLESITRSTTLRSFTGSFAQFDQIKDGFSQLVDFSSLTGDLTNEQFEIWSNYNRR, from the coding sequence ATGATCGGAACATGGATGGAAGAGATCAAGTCCATTTTACGTACCGAATTAAGCAGCCTGGAAGACTTTCTGCTGCCACCTGCCGGTGATGTGGAAATTGCTCAAGTGGAGCAGGCTATGAATCTCTCATTTCCAGAAGAGTTGAAGCAGCTATATCATACCCATAACGGTGAGTCTCGCAACGGTCCGGGCTTGTTTTTTGGACTGCAATTTCTGAGTTTGGACGAGATGCTCAGCGAGTGGAAAATCTGGTCTGATTTGCAGGAAGAATATGCAGATCTGGGCGATCATTACTCTATTCCGTCGGGCTGGGTGAAGGAGCAGTATATTAACCGGAATTGGATTCCTTTTTGTCATGATGGTGGAGGGAATCATCTGGGGATCGATCTGGACCCTGATGAAAATGGAGTTATCGGTCAGGTGATTAACTTCGGACGCGATGAGGAAACGAAGTTTGTCATTGCTCGTCACCTTGGTGAATTTATCCATTTCATGCGGGATACGGTGCGGGAAGGCAATTACACAGTAGAGCAAGAGGAAGGCATGGGCTACTGGATGTACGGTCGTAACGATCAGGCACGATTGCTACGGGACGCCCAGCAGTTTGCGCTCGGTGATGTGTTGTCAGCGTCAAAGATTCCGGCGTCAAACACTGATTTTGCGGCCTGGATGGGACGTCTATCCCAGCCATGGCAAGAATTGATTCGGCAGCAAAATGCTACGCCTGAGGAATTTGTTCGCCAATACCAGATTTTTCTGATCAACGAGAATCTAAGCGATCTAAGCGGCTTGGAACGTTGCAGCGAGGTGCGCGAACTGAGCCTGTCACGCAACCAGATTATGGATGTACAGCCGCTTGTAAATTGTAGCGAATTGAAAAAGCTGTATTTGCTAAACAATCCGATTCACGATCTGACGCCATTATCCAATCTGAAGTATTTGCATAGCTTGAACATTGCGGGCACATCAGTAACCGATCTAACGCCACTTGCCACTCTGTCAAGGCTGACAAAGCTATCTTGTAATGATACGCCGATAGAGGATTATCGTCCGCTATTGAAGATAAAGACATTAACTACGTTGACAATTTCAGCACCTTCACATAAGGCGGCTCAGGTGATTAGCGATATGCAGCAATTGCGTCATCTGACAATTCATGATGCACATACATGGCAGCCTCAGGATTGGGAGATGATTGGCACACTGCCTTTATTATCGTTAACCGTTAATGGCGGAACATGGGACAATGCCGATCATTTACGTGCATTCGAGCAATTGCAGGAATTAACCTTTCAACATTTGTATTTGCAGGATGCTTCTGCACTTGCAGACCTTCGCTCTTTGCAAAAGTTAAGTCTGCTGGATAATAGCGATATTTCTCAGTTAGAATCGATTACGCGGTCAACGACGTTGCGTAGCTTTACAGGCAGCTTTGCACAATTCGATCAGATTAAGGACGGTTTTAGTCAGCTGGTTGACTTCTCTAGTCTGACAGGCGATCTCACCAATGAACAGTTTGAAATCTGGTCCAACTATAATCGGCGCTAA
- the kdpF gene encoding K(+)-transporting ATPase subunit F — protein MTWLLWIIIAGVLLYLCYALIYPEKF, from the coding sequence ATGACCTGGTTATTATGGATTATCATTGCAGGCGTACTGTTATATCTATGTTATGCCCTGATCTATCCCGAGAAATTCTAA